CCCTAACTTCTTGAAAATATAGTGATAATAACTGCTTTAATTACTTTCTCTGCcaattctaacatctgtgtcagTTCTAGGCCTGTTTTGATTGATCGACTTTTCTTCTCATTATTGATCAtgttttccttcctctttgtATGCCTGGTAAACTTTGATTGACTGCCAAACATCGCAAATTTTGCCTTGTtgagtcctgaatatctttgtattCCTATGAatcttgagctttgttctgggatGCAGTTAAATTTTTTGGAAACAACTTTCTTCTAAGTCTTTCATGATGTTTTAGGTGGGTTTGGAGCAGTGCTCAGTGTGGAGCTAGTAATTAGTGTAGAGCTAATTATTCCTCACACTGAGGCAAGACATTCCTGAGTACTCTACCCAATGCCCTGTAAATTATAAGTTTTTCCAGTCTGGCTGGAGGTAACAGGCACTTTTTCTGAACCTCCGATGTATTTTAATGGTTCTTTCTCTGGCCTCAGGTAGTTTCAGCACACACATGTGTTAATCGACACTCTTGAATACTTAAGGGAGACAGTATATATTGCCTTTTGGCTTAGCAGACAAAAGCAAAACCACTCACTATTGAAAACGGGGTGGCAGAAGTGATTAAAGAAGTTTCTAAAATGTTAACTGCTTCTCTATAAGTGGTGAAATTATAGgcagttttaatattttctatattttctaaaatgtctacaataaatatgtattacattcacTATTTAGAAAAACACAATGTTGTTAAACAcagtgttgttatttttgttttcattttgggtttgtttttgtttttgttttagcttGGATTTGCTTTCACATCCAGGCTATAGGTTTAGTTTGTCCTCAGTTTTGGAAAGggcagtctttactaaaaaattagAGCTTCTTTATTAAGTGAAAACAGACTTAAGATTTGGTAATACAGTATTTGGTAATAGCTGGGGCTATTAGGATAGTATCCAGTAATTCTGGGGAGGTGGCTGTGTTTACCTTCCCTCCTTTTCCAACTTCTGCAGCAACTCTACCTGTCCCCCTTCCCCAAATAGTTTTTGCCACTTCATTTTTAATAGCAggtgcttttgcttttgtttgctaAGCCAAAGGGCAATGCAGAATTATCATGCTTCTGCAATGGAAATACAGCCAAATCTTTGCTCACACGTAGAGAGCCAACGACATACTCTAGAAACAGAAAGCCAGACAGGTGTGAGCTGAATTAACATGGTTTCAAATGTTGTTTGAATGAAGGTCTCGGCTGTGGAGGAATAAGAATCATACATTTGGTCCTTTGTTTTCTTGGGTTATTATAGGGGTCCTTTTCCATAACTACTGAATAATCTGAAGGTCTTTCCAGAGATAAACAGTGTTTTCCAATTGAGGCAGTTCCTTTCAGAAATTTATGAGGAACAAACTGAGTTCTGTTCACTTTTATTAGGCAAAcaatttacattttcttatgAAAATGAAGTCTGCAAACAAGATTACTTTATTAAATCACCACCTTCTCAGCTGTTCTCCTCTGTGGTAAGTATTTGCTGTGATTTAACAAGCCTCCCACCAGCCTcatgagcatttttaaaaatcctttcttttcctctgagatTTAACTAAGacataaaatctttttatttttcagacctCTTGGAAAAAGCGGTTTTTCATCCTGTCAAAGGCTGGGGAAAAGAGCTTTAGTCTTTCCTATTATAAAGACCATCATCACCGAGGTTCCATTGAAATTGATCAGTGTGTATCCAAGCAGGAAAACTTTTATAACAACGAATACTATAAAGTCAAACAGTAACAAGTTGCATGCAAATTGAAATTTACATACTTGACCAAAGGAACCTGCTTCAAGCTGATTATAATATTTGTGACTGAATAAGAGCTAAAATAGTGAGCACTTTGAGTTAAAAGATAGTTGAATATTTGTTTCGTATTGTTTGTCATACTTGATAAGTCTTTAATTAACAGGCATTCAGTTAAGGAGTTTGATTCACATAATTTGTGGATGAGAGGGAGCAGATGAAATTGTCATTTTATAAAGTCAagatagagttttaaaaaatatttagatcagctttttttggtcttctctttaataaattgtgcaccccaaaattgaaaaacataattTGTGGATCAAGAAtccaattaaaatagaaatttttgaaTCTTAGgctaaacaaaataatttcaattaattAACCAGATCAAAAAATCCAAACTTATCTTCTAAAATTATTGGACAATCTTGGAAACATGGATCCAGCATATCTAAAGTTTTATTCCATTTGAATCCCAATATAAAATATTagtcagttttctgtttctgtatttacCTTGGTTTAATACTTTGTGTCTATATCTAATAGAAATTCCAGTGTAGAAGTTGGCATAAGTAACCAGGAAAAGATGCAATCTGTGCAGAAGATGTTTAAATGCCACCCTGATGAGGTCATGTCCATCAGAACCACTAACAGGGAATACTTCCTCATCGGCCATGACAGGTGAGAGAAGTAAGATAACACAGAATGTCTACTgcatgcaaaacaaaaacaaaccaaaaaacaaaacattttatacCAATAAACATGTTCTGAACCCACGCTACAAACCTCAAATGCCATCTTGgcaatcttagttattttttaaaatatcttgaaaagTTACTGAgctagtttcctagggctgccgtaacaaagaaCCTCATCCTGGATAActctgaacaacagaaatttattgtctcactgtTCCAGGGGCTAGGAGTCCGAAATCAAGGTATGGGTagggccatgctctctctgaagactccagggaaggatctgttccaggggCCTCTCCTAACTATTGGTAGTTCCCTTGGCTTGAGGCAACATAACTCCAgtcttcacatggtgttctccctgtgtgcatagctctgtgtccaaatttcccctttttataagaacaTCAGTAATATTGGATTTGGAGCCCCCTCtattccagtatgacctcatcttgacaaattacatctgcaatgaccctctttccaaataaggtcacattctgaagtattgGGATATGGAACTGAAACATACAAATTCATTGTATTTTTGTGGGGAGGGTACATTTCAACCAATAACAGTCACCATCACCCCAGAAGCATTCCATGTAAAAGAACCCAATACAAAAACATCTACACAAGCTACATATATTAGGGAGGAACTAGGCTTGCCCCCAAAGTAGTCTGCAGTTTTTAAGAGGGGCTTCTGGTCCTAGCAAAGGTGCCTAGTGGACTCTTCATGGATGATTATCTGCTTGAGGGAGAGGCAAAGCTGGTGTGGGTGAGACTGTGCAGAGGAGGCGGACAATGCCAAAGACAACATATGAAAAACCCTGATGTGTTTCAGATTGACCAAAGCTTCTTTTTAAGTTGTCCTGTGAGTCCATAGAAAAGATGTGATTATACAAATTCATTCAAGCACATTCTTCATCAACACATGCACTCCCTAAGGGAAGGCCCACCTGCATAGTTATACAAAAATGGCACAGACAGGTTAGGGGGCTTGCTTGAGAACACAAAGGAAATCAGTGTCAAAGCCGAAAGCCCCAAACCCTGTGATTACTactattattttctacttttcttccctttctctgagctttccttgcagaggtggctgagCATTAATTCTAGTGTGCAAATGTGGAGGTGGCGAGGCCATTTAAGCTACGTAGGAAAAATTCTTATTTCGCTGGTACCTGCTCTCACCACCATTCTAACATTCATAAAAGAATCCTTCTCTGGTTCAAAAGGAGTACAGGCACTATTGTTGCCACATGCCAACTGAAAGTTTATTCCTATCAACAGGGAGAAGATTAAAGACTGGGTCTCCTTCATGTCATCATTTCGCCAGGATATAAAAGCAACACAGCAGAACACAGAGGTGACTCCATATCACTAATAAAATAACAGGGCACCTGAACACAACCCTCTTTCAATAGAAAACAATGGTAGCTTTCCTTTGCCTCCTTAGTAACTGGCTTTAATACAAGGaataaataagtgagaaaatgtacaTCCTTATTACTTTTTatgattaatagaaaaaaattcttctgtGTTTTGTGAGAGAGCTAAAGTACAGACACTTCAGATTTTTATTATTGTGTTAGAGGGAAGAAAAGTTAACTGTGGCATTTTTAAGTAGTAGCTAGAATATAGTATTTTCCATCATTGTTATTCAAGGTGCATGACAAGCTCCCTTTTGAATGACTAAGTCTAGGGCAgtttctataaaaatgttttacatgtatcttgcatttttaatataatgtCTCTTTCATGTACGTGCTTAGTAGTTTTAAGTTTTAAACTTATTTCAAAAGGGCCTCTGCTAATGTTCCTTTCTCAGGTCAGACCTTTATAGATGGAATTTTGGTCCCTAGGTATCCTTTTTTGACATGTTTTCTAGGTTGTTCCATGCTTACAGCAAAAgccaaagagaaggagaaatcaaGGCATGTCTTCAAGTAGACTGAAGTGATTAGAGCAAAGGGAACTGGGGTGGAGGATGTCAGAAAGAGACACAGTTGAGGAGACAAGTTGAGGGAAACGCTGGTCATCTCTGAGGGTCAGGCTAAATGTCCTCAAGGGTTTGGAAACAGGAGAGAGACAAGTTCGGCTCCTGTCTTGGTGAAATAATGCTGGCAGGCCAGCGGCATGAATGTTAGATCGCTATAGGAAAAGACGGGAGGCAAGGAGCCCGGTAGAGAGGCTGCCGTTTCATTCCAGACAGAGATCAACTGTGCCCTGACTGATTCCTTTTTTTGGTGAGCAGGAGGAACTCTCATTGGGTAATAAAAGAATCCTCTTCTACTCCAGCCCTCTCCTTGGCCCTTCCAGCACATCAGAGGCTGTTGGCTCCAGCTCACCAAGAAATGGTCTCCAAGACAAGGTAATAGGGCTCACTTCTTTCTCAGGACACCACACCTGGGAGTCAGCTAATGCCTAAAAATCTCACCAATTAGCAATTGAATTTAACCATGCCCACCTTCCTCAAAGCCCAATGCACTATAAGAAAGATTCTTAGCCCTGATGTTTATCCCATACCACAGATGAGCCTCACTGAGGGCTTGCCCTGAATACCTCTCagtgtattcattcattttggaTGCTCTTGATATGCTTTGGGTATGCTAGGGTAAGACCCCTTTGCTAAACCAAAACCTAGCTGGcaacttgctttctttctttcacacagAGGGCACAGATCCCTCTGCCAAAAGATTTCCCAGACACTACCTGATTTCTGCCCATTCTGTCTGTACTCCTCAGGCAAAGGCTGAGTTTCTTGTTAATCTCTTCCCTCTACCCTGATCAATCTTGCTTCTCATTCATTATAGCTGTCTATCACTTCATCCTCATTTCTAATGAAATCCATTTGAagacataaaatataatgtaccTGCCTCTTGAAAGCGACTTGTAATTGGACCTTCAGCTTTCTTGGATTTGCAATGTTCCCAACTTGGGATATTAGTCATAAACATGCTGAGTGGTTTTGTTCTCTGGCACGGATACTATTTTGTCTCTTAGAGACTTATCCATTGACTTTACCCTGTCCATTTATATCAAGCACATCTAATGAGTCCTAGTCCCTTGTTTTATCTAGTTGGTAGCTCTCCAACTATTTTGAAAGCTTTTTGTAGCATATCAAATTCACCATGCCAAACACCTCACCTCAGTTCTTCATTTAGTGAGTAGAAACGGTGGTATGCAGCAGTTAGGAAGCTTCACCCTTGTCTGTAAGTGCCTCTTGCTTTTCACTCATGATATCTCCCTCCCCCTAGAGATAACACTATTGGTCACTTTGCCTTTTCACACTATAGATCCAGTGATTTTTAAACCAGCTCGAGTTAACAGTACTATTTGCCTTGCTGGGTGGTGTTGGTGGTTAAATTAAGCGGGCTGCCTTTACCCCCAACTCAGCATGATCTCGCTCCATGAGCTTGGAACTTAAAACATGGACAGAACTTGAACACACCTGTATTTTAAAACTTGACTTTTTTTCTAGAGAACATTCAGGGTCTTTTCCAAACCCCCTGCTCTGAGGCATTGTTCTTGGAATTTTTCTGCCATGCAAAGAAGCTACTTTAGTAGAATATTCTGTATCTATGGGGAAGGGGAGGCAATAGTGGTTGAATCTAGATCACCTGGAAACCCATAATTCATACTATCATATGATCAACACAACCAAATTCCATTGCTGTGGAAACAATAGAAGTGTGTGAAcgtaacacaaaagaaaaatatgcagCAGGAACAGGAAAGGTGCAACGCCTTGATTCTGGGTTAATTACATTCTTAGATGGCACTGGATGATTACAGGAAAAAGATGAGGGTAGCAACTCCAGAGCTTAGTGACTTAGAATGCTACCCAcagggctggtcatggtggctcatgcttgtaatctcagcactttgggaggctgaggtgggtggatcacgaggtcaggagtttgagaccagcctggccaatatggtgaaaccccatctctattaaaaaatatacaaaaattagctatgcatggtggtgcatgcctgtattcccagctactcaggaggctgaggcaggagaatcacttgaacccaggaggtggaggttgctgtgagccgagatcacgccactgcactccagcctgggggacagagtgagactccatctcaaaaaaaaaaaaaaagaataccaccCACAGGAGAAAACCACTTGTTCTGAGTGACTGTTCCAAATGGTAGGGAAAAAAAGCCTGAGTGATGTGCTTATATGTTTTCACCCTCAGTGGTGACCCAGACTCAAGAGGCAAGTTCAAGTTGTGTGAGCTTCTGGATGTAATCTTGGAAGACCCTCTGGTCTTTTTTAACCCAACTAATTTATTACGGCTTTTCTAGAATGCACGTGATTTAATTCTATCTCTtgcaaagaaaaagcaaagcatttttctctcttttcttcagcaTTTAATGGAACAAAGTTCTCCAGGATTTAGGCAAACTCACCTACAAGATTTATCAGAAGCCACTCAAGATGTGAAGGAAGAGAATTATTATCTTACTCCTCGAAGTGTTCTTTTAGAGGTAACCCCTTCTTGTCCATTCATCATTtgtttctttaacaaatatttactgaaaccCTGCCACGCACTTTTCGTGCAATATTAGGCTATGGTCAGTGGGAACACAGAAGTAAATCAAATACAGATGACGTGCTCATGGCGCTGACACTTGACTAGGAGACAGCTGTAATACAAGACAGAAGGGTTCTATGCTGAAGAGAGATGCTTATAAAATACCAGGGGTGCATGAGCTATGGGAGGAGGAGATGACTTTCAAATAAAAGATCAGGAAGATTTCAGGGATGAGATGACATTAGACCATACATGATGAGTAAAATTTGGATGTGGGGGATTGCCTTGAGGAGTCTTTCTGCATTCTTAGCAGAAAGAATAATATGAGCCAAGGTCCTTGGGTGATCAGTTGTGTGCTGTGTATCGATCAGTCTATTGATCAGTAGAAAGCCCTTACTGAATGCCTTCTGAGCACTAGTCACTGTACtgtactgggcatggtggctaaagTAATGAGCCTGACATCACCCTGCTGTCAGAGTGCATAGTCTTGTCAGTTACCACAGGATAATGCTGCACAAAAGATGTGGTCCGTATGCTCTggaagcaatagaaaaagaacagattttCTCTCTCTATCAGAGTCAAGGAAGGCTTCTGGGATGAAGTGCCATTTGATACATGTATGGGGAATAGTTCAGTGAGGTTGCAACCTACAGTGCGTGAAAGGCATAGTGGGagataaacagaagaaaagagcCAGCCCATGATGGGTCTTGAATGCCAAGTTGACTTCATTCTGTAGACAGCATAGAGGAAGCGATGGCTTCTGAGTTGGGAAATCTCAAAACCTGAATTATCCTCCATTAGTATTAACTGAGCAGCTATATCTGCCATGGACTATagagagaagagaatggaagTGAGAGATAGGAAGACAGAATGGAGGGTGGGAATGCTGCGTCATTTCCCAAACTGGGGGTTTTCCATAAGATGGTGACgtatgtttatataaaagaaaaattctggGGTCAAATAAGTGCCGGAAACACCCAGCTAAAATAAGTTAAACAAGCTTCTTAGCAGAATTCTCAGAGCATTTAGTATGCAGTGGTGCATTGTAAATAGTCAAGTCAGATACAACACATGGCATTTCCCAAGCTCCTTTGAGCACAGAGTTCTTCTTtcaccaaaatattttcatatttgtgtTTCCTGGGATGCAGTCTTTTATGATAGTTCAGCCAACCAATCAGATGTGTACTGAGCATCAGTTATAGGCCTGGCATTTGCTAGGTACTTTATGATAAGTAAAGTCTAGTAAAGCAGACAAAACAGCTAAAAgaccaaagataaataaataaataaataaataaataaataaataaataaataagtaaaaaaactATGCAATGGAAATTGAGAGAAAGGAGAGCTCTGCCATAGCTGAGGTGATCAGAGTGGGCTGTGGGACTTCAGTCAGGCCTGAACATGATTTCAGCAGGCCAAAAGGAAAGATGGCACTCGAGGTGAAGAAGAGAGCATGAACATGGCGATGGAACAGCACCATTTGCAGGTGGCCAATGGGAAGACTGGCTTGACTGGAAGGAAGGTTTCCGTCATGGGTTAACGGTGAACTTAGGTAGGCCTTAGGGTTTTTGAGCAATCATTGCCACAAGTGACTCTCTTTGTTCTAAGGGGGCTATGGAGAGCTTCCTAAGGGCAGTATTTTTCTAGAACATTGTAATGTCCCTGAAGCCACTTGGGCTGCCTGTGAGCATAGTAACCTGAGACCAGCTTCACATTGTGTCAACGTCTTTGTCCCAGCCAAGTGCCATGATTCTATAGTAGAACTGATTGGGGAAATGCTTTCATGTCATTAAGTGCCTAATGGtgaaacagaaagataaacagCAATTTAGTTCAATAGAAATAACACTTGTATCTGGAGCATGAGGGATCCAGGAGAAGAAAATTGACTTTGAGTCCTCCAGAAGCTTTGCTGGTTCAGTCTCGCAGAGGTAAGGTTGGTTGATATTTCTCAAATGAGAACCACATTCATCCACTGGAAACTGTACCTCTATGTCAGAGCCCAGAGCTGTTAATACTAGAAATAAGAAGGTACCTGACTTATCGGTAAACTGGGATTCTTACATCTATTCCTCTTATCTGCAGTTGGATAATATTATTGCTTCCAGTGATTCTGGTGAATCCATTGAAACTGATGGTCCAGACCAGGTCTCTGGAAGAATTGAGTGTCATTATGAGCCAATGGAATCCTAGTAAGTCAAAATGCCGTTtcaaaatttgatgtttgctcatCTGCTGTTAAGGAACAATGATTGTCAGTTCATTTCAATAGTTGATAAACTGATGCCAAACATTACCAGAGACCAGTTTCCAGATATTATTCAGTCGTctcaacacacaaaaaataagggAGTCATGTCTCTTCCCACAGAAAACCACCGATGACATCCTCAGGACCTTTTCCGTCTCCTGAGGAAGTTATCTTCTACTTTGCATTTATGTCTCTCACACTCTCACTTCTGTCCTCCAAACACTGTAAAGGGTAATTTTGATTCCATATCTATTTTTAGAAGGAAAGTTTGTTGAATTTGATGCTAGCTGTGGCTGTGATTCTGATAGTTGGACATACTTCAAGACCTTGCTAGTCTTCACATGGCTGTTAGCTACTTAAATCTGACACACACAGGGGAACACTGTAAAAACACATGCTAAAATAGGGCTTGTTTTAACTTCTTATGCTCTAGTTTTTTCAAAGAGACATCCCATGAGTCTGTGGATAGCAGCAAAGAGGAACCCCAGACCCTTCCAGAGACCCAGGATGGGGACCTCCACCTGCAAGAACAAGGCTCAGGAATTGATTGGTGTCTTTCCCCTGCCGATATGGAAGCACAGACCACAAATGACCAAAAGGGGTCGGCCTTACTAACTGTTGTGCAATTGTCTATATTAATCAAGTAAAGCTCTAATTTCTAAAACTTTATGGGCCCTAAGAGCAAGGCAGGCTccctgccacttttttttttttaacttagaatttaaattttaaagctgTTCCTAAAAATCTCCAAGTCAGCCGAAAActtggccatcttctccctgtcaTTGATGTTGTGGCCAAGGAGAGGGGATGATAGAGCTTAAGTAAAGCAGTTCCTGGGGCGGGGGGTGGCAttttcagctattttttaaaattcccccTTGGCTACTCTTTCAGGTCCCAGGACTTGGGATCCACACCGATCTGAGTAGCATGTCACTCAGTTTTCCCATGAGTGTAATTACGGACATGCAAGTTGCATGAGGCTTAGTTATAGACCAGGATGGGGTTATTTAGGCTTTAAGTGATACCAAGAGCATTTGGTACGATTGATGTAATTTTAACTCTTTTCCATGCCTTCTTCTATGGAATCATTTCCAGCGAGAAATATGCAGACTGGCCTGATGTGGACAGTTACATAACCAATTTAGTCCATGTTTCCCTCTGTTCCCATAGCCTACCATCCACTACCACATCCCAAGAGGATTTTTCAGTaacttaaatttatattattctcCAAATGTTTTGGACAACCTTTACCTGGACAATATCATCTCAGAAATAGAGGCCAAAAGTCTACTCAGAAAGTACAGTTGAGAGCCAGGGTCAGTTGCCTGATGTGACTTTTACAAATGTCTTGTTCATagtaatatccctgatgaaagcCAAGTGGAGAAACTGAacgttttcctttctcctcctgatGTCATCAACTATCTTGCTCTCACAGAAGCCACAGGACGGATATGGTAGGTTGGAGATTTGACTGTTGTGGATTATAAATGGGGCTGGAAGCTCTGAAGAGAACAATTACATCTTGAAACAGTGTATTTGGCAACACTGACTAGGGTTGGGGCGGGGGAGCTTGGACTGTTGACTGGCTGTTGTTACAAAAAAATCTTTGATTGAGGCAGAAATCAGGGTCTTGTTGTGCGGAAAAGTCAGCCTGGAGGTGAGCAGGGGGAATAACAGGACCCAAAAGTTCAGGAAGCAGCCATTTCTGACTCCTCGAAGGGAGGAAGAATGGGCTGGGATACAGGTGGCCCAAGGACATCATTTCCAATCACTGTACAATGAGTATTTGATGAATGAGTGAAATTAGTGAAGTCAACAAGAATCAGAGGCCTAAAAGAAGAAAGCATATCAGCTTCTAAGACTTCCAGacacaaggttaaaaaaaaacaaaaaacaaaaactgctagtcacagacacagacacaaaagACTGTGTGGCAGAGAATTTTCTTAAAGCAATCACTGTCTATTTGatatggcattttttaaaaagactttgtaatttattttgatgGAAGATTTCATCTTCATAAGGGAAGAAAACTCTTTAATGTAAACACTACACATTAATTGTCTTATAAGTTCTAAGAAGGGAGGAACCAcaccttccattttttttaaatagtccaCAATCTAAGGCTCAATACACACTTGACTGAAACTGTGGACTCCTCCATAACTGAGCTGCTACATtccttaattcatttatttgttcattatatATTCATTGTATAATCATTACACCCTCACTTCTAACAAACGCTGGGCACTCTTTCTTTACTTGGAACCAtggggttttaaaaattaaaaaacaaaacaaacaaaaaggtgaCATCATACTTCTGGGGTCATGTAACCTGGTAAGAAAAAGACAGCCACAAAAAGaagtaaatgtaaaatgcattttatttaaaaatgtaacaaatcAGGTACTCACACAATGTAATAGAAGTCCAGGGGTAGGGGAGATGAATTATAGCAGAGGAATGGGATGTAGGATTTCATGGGCCTTTGTAAGGGTGGTATAATTTGAGCTGGGCTTTGGAGGAAGGGTTAGGCTCCTATTGTAGTGACAGAGGAAACAATATTCTAAACAGAAGGAGATAGTCTACTTCAGAGGTGGTGCCACGTGACCTAGAATCAGGAGACCCTGCGTGCCCTGCCCTCCTGTCCAGCTGAGCCTCACACTGGTGTTGGATGTTGTATTCCCACTGCAGTGTGTCTCAGTGGGAAGGCCCCCCACGTTTGGGATGCATATTTTGCCACGGAGATCATCTTCTGGCAGTGAATGACCTGAAACCCCAGAGCCTGGAGGAGGTCTCCCTGTTTCTCACCCGGTCCATCCAGAAGGAGGTGAGTTGTACTGACCAGCCCTGAACAGGGCAAATCAGTACCAGAAGGAAAAAGATCAGGGTCTTAGATGGAGTCTGAGAAGTACCCTGAATACAAATAAGGTTCCTCATTCTTCCACCATCAAGTGCAAATAACAGAATGTGCTTTCAGGACTCTTTCAGGATTCTTTCATAACAAGTAGCATTTGGAGAAGGCACTGGGCTAAGAGACAGAGCA
This region of Gorilla gorilla gorilla isolate KB3781 chromosome 8, NHGRI_mGorGor1-v2.1_pri, whole genome shotgun sequence genomic DNA includes:
- the PLEKHS1 gene encoding pleckstrin homology domain-containing family S member 1 isoform X3 → MQSVQKMFKCHPDEVMSIRTTNREYFLIGHDREKIKDWVSFMSSFRQDIKATQQNTEEELSLGNKRILFYSSPLLGPSSTSEAVGSSSPRNGLQDKHLMEQSSPGFRQTHLQDLSEATQDVKEENYYLTPRSVLLELDNIIASSDSGESIETDGPDQVSGRIECHYEPMESYFFKETSHESVDSSKEEPQTLPETQDGDLHLQEQGSGIDWCLSPADMEAQTTNDQKGNIPDESQVEKLNVFLSPPDVINYLALTEATGRICVSQWEGPPRLGCIFCHGDHLLAVNDLKPQSLEEVSLFLTRSIQKEKLKLTIGRIPNSETFHAASCTCPSKCQSAAPSQLDKPRLNRAPKRSPAIKKSQQKGARE
- the PLEKHS1 gene encoding pleckstrin homology domain-containing family S member 1 isoform X2; its protein translation is MQSVQKMFKCHPDEVMSIRTTNREYFLIGHDREKIKDWVSFMSSFRQDIKATQQNTEEELSLGNKRILFYSSPLLGPSSTSEAVGSSSPRNGLQDKHLMEQSSPGFRQTHLQDLSEATQDVKEENYYLTPRSVLLELDNIIASSDSGESIETDGPDQVSGRIECHYEPMESYFFKETSHESVDSSKEEPQTLPETQDGDLHLQEQGSGIDWCLSPADMEAQTTNDQKGSALLTVVQLSILINNIPDESQVEKLNVFLSPPDVINYLALTEATGRICVSQWEGPPRLGCIFCHGDHLLAVNDLKPQSLEEVSLFLTRSIQKEKLKLTIGRIPNSETFHAASCTCPSKCQSAAPSQLDKPRLNRAPKRSPAIKKSQQKGARE
- the PLEKHS1 gene encoding pleckstrin homology domain-containing family S member 1 isoform X1, with the protein product MQSVQKMFKCHPDEVMSIRTTNREYFLIGHDREKIKDWVSFMSSFRQDIKATQQNTEEELSLGNKRILFYSSPLLGPSSTSEAVGSSSPRNGLQDKHLMEQSSPGFRQTHLQDLSEATQDVKEENYYLTPRSVLLELDNIIASSDSGESIETDGPDQVSGRIECHYEPMESYNIPDESQVEKLNVFLSPPDVINYLALTEATGRICVSQWEGPPRLGCIFCHGDHLLAVNDLKPQSLEEVSLFLTRSIQKEKLKLTIGRIPNSETFHAASCTCPSKCQSAAPSQLDKPRLNRAPKRSPAIKKSQQKGARE